The Toxotes jaculatrix isolate fToxJac2 chromosome 14, fToxJac2.pri, whole genome shotgun sequence genomic interval GACGGTGTGGTGGTCACGTTCAGGGGGGGACGCCAGGTGAAGCACCGGGGGACAAAATAACAGACTGGACTTTCTGATCtctccattcattttcattactgtggaggaggagggggaaggctCTGTAGCTGATTGGttgaatgaaggaaagaaaggacgGTTTGGGTTACagctatataaatatataaataaatatatattgcCATAGTTGGACTTTAAACGGGCCTTGTCTCTTAGCCGTGTTGTGAGAATCAGGACTGGACGCTGCTTTGTGAAGCCAGGTGTGTGACCTCACCTGGACCGATGCTCGCTCGACGTCCGATGTTTTTGAGGGAAGAGCCGTGAGACCCGACCGTGGGACGGCTTTGTGTCGCCAGTAAACGTCATGGGAAAGGAAGACGTACGAGGGAGGGGGGCTAAGGACACAAACCCCGTCAGTCTTAGGGGTAGTATTATCGTTAGCTTACAGAGTCGCagatattaacaaaaaaaacctgtattTTGTGATTTGTTCGTAGCAGTTTTAGCTTCATGCCCTCTGAGGTGAACACAGGTGTGTCTGTTAGCTTTCAGCTTAAATATTTTCCTGGTTCTCTTCCTCTTTGgcctcttcttcctgtttcttctttatttaatgaagaaaaaaaaaaactaaagaaaagatGGAACCCTGCTCGCTTTCTGAACctgcacttcctgtttctttctgttcatgTTCGGCCTTTTTACTAGTTGTAAGCAGCTGTGTCTGCTCTGTGCCTGCTCACTGTCCCATTACTACTGACCGCTGTAAAGGTTAGCACGAGGCCGCGGGCGGAGGGCCGGGCAGACAGGCAGGtagacaggtagacagacaggtgtgtacAGGTCGTTGGCTCAGCCTGAATGTTTTCCACTATCTCTTCTTCAGTAACCGCTGAACGACTGCAGCTCGACCCTGTGCAGCTGGTGTGTAATGGACTGTAGTGTGTGGAGGCCCCGCAGCTCTGCTGTCATTCACCTGGTACCTGAAGAACCCGTTCAGCCTCAGAGTCCCAGGAACTACAGAGAACCAAGCTCAGGACCCAGAGTCCCGTCTGTGCAGTGAAGATCTGATCTTTTATTCATGTGTTGAACGGTGAAACCGAAGCGTCTGTAACAGATTagaaaaagctgtttaatgGTTATGTTTGTTAACGGTTCATCTCCTGGTGATTATCAGCTGTCGATTGATGTGTTggcagctctgagctctgctgagGCTGCCGGAGCAGGAAGGATTAATCCTTTATCAATATATTGgtgattatttttctgctgttggactaattgattaatcagctaattgttCAGCCCTGCGTTTTGTCTGGCAGGAGACAGGCAGAGGGGGGAGGTGGGACTGAAGACGCCGCAggtataaaaatagaaaacagctcCTGctccatctttgttttcattttcttatcaAACCTAAGAAAAGTTTCTGAGTTCTCTGAAAAGGTTCCTGGGTTCCTGAACAGGTTCCACTGACCGTGTACAGCAGCTACCTGCCGTCAGCCCTCGTAGCTTCAGAGCCAGTCAGAAAGCAGCGAGTGACAGCCAGCCAATCACGGCGCTCCGAGGCTTTGGGCTTTAGCAGGATGAGGTGGTTTAGACTGCAGCACTGTAAGAAGCTTCCTGTCTGGGTTAAAGCAGGAAGTGGTTTTCTATCTGGAAGTGTAAGTTTCATCGTTTAGTTGTGAgggattaaaaaataaaagcctgtttttattttcccatcGAGGGCGTTTTATTACAGCAGACTGCAGAGACGTGTCTGTTTTCCCTGTGATTGTGCTTTTCATGTTGcatttacaaaatgtatttgaaaactaataaagataaaatactgaatgtgaggtggaagaagaagcagcgccgaggagagcagagagccgTTAGCTCTGTCTGAAGCTCACACCTGGATCTGGACCGGGCCGCTTCTCGTTGCCTTTTGGttggtcttttattttgaagtaagAACTAAATGGACTGTGACCTGGCGGTGAGCTTCCTCTCTGAGGTGTTCAGGAGGCTTCAGGCTGTCGGCGGCAGATCTGTGGTGGAGTCTGAGAGTTTCTGACGGGAAACTGAggctttttgtgtttgtctctctgtaaaCTTTCAGAACTGGTGGAATCAgcctttaaataaatgtaaactaTGTTCTCCCTTCACTCTGTgtccattttcatttctttgttcagTGCCGTTTGCAGTCTGTGCTGGAAGAATCCTTCAGCTGCTCGGCTTCAGCAGAGGCAGTGAAACGACCCAGACAACCCTCAGTGATCCTGGAGGTCCTCAGACAGACGAGGACATCAGAGTCCTCCGACACACGGGGTCATCAGAGTCCTCATGGTCCAGGGGTGAGTCTGGATGTGAGGGGTCTGTGGGTAGGCAGGGGACAGCCCGTGATCACACTCAGTCTTTCTGTCCTCCGCCGTGGAGCCAGCAGACCACACACCCAAACAGCTCGTGAGGACACTGTCCACAGAAGACTGATAGAAGTCCAGCAGCAGTTCCTCTCCAGGTCATTCTTCCTCAGGACCTGGACGAAGTGCAGCCGCTGCACGATGGCCCTTGTGTTTGTCCTCCATGAGACATCAGCAGAGATGTGGACGCCCAGAAACCTGAAGGTGGAGACCATCTCCACACACCCTGCTGATGGAGGGAGGGGCGTGgcctctcctgctcttcctgaACAGTGATGATTTTGGTTTTTGGTCAGAGAGACTCGTCTCCACAGCGAACGTGGATCAGTCTCAGCTGATGGGACGTGGTTTCTAACCTCAGGGTCTGAACTCACCTGTGCGTCTCAGTCAGGCCGGTCTGCTCCTGAAGACCAGTATCACTGAGTCCAACACTTGGACTCAGAGTGGGACTCTGCTGTGAGTCTGGCAGGTTCACTGCTGATCATATAAAAAGCTgcttttaaaattcaagttaaatcTTTTATTAAATGAGAGCAGCAGCAATTAATGATCAGTGACCTCTCTGATGTCATCAGGTCACCTGATCAGGTCACATGACCCTCATCAGATTTGTCCCTGTGTCTTTAAATGTCACAGACGACACTCGTGGCTTCTTCTGCAGCTCGCGAGTGTTGAATCCCATCAGATAAGACCCCTCCTCTCTTCAAAGCAGCCACAGGGGTTGATGGGAAAAACCCTCAAGCCGCGTTCAGCTGCCGCTCGCTGTCTGCCATAGAGAAACAGTTCAACAGTTTTTGTACgactgtttttcacagtggATACGTACCACGGAGGGTGAAGTCAACCTGACGCCTCGACAAAAACCTGTCAGACGTTCTCCGGGTCTAAGACGTCctcacagagagcagctgagtcCGGTCTGAGGGTCCTGACCTCAGAGGAAAGGTCCCCAGATCCTGCTCAGAGCACAGCAGCTCACACGTTTACCAGGTTTCACTGGAACCAGATCCAGATTCTTCTCTTAGAGAACAGCTGGGTCCAGGGTCGGAGCCTCACGTCTCAGCAAACTTCACACGTTTACTGTTCTTCACCTGGAAAGTTTTGACCAAACCTTttaccccccaaccccccccacGCCCGCCCCCCTCAACCCCCAAACAGAACCAGAGACGTCGGGAACTTTTCCAGTTCCACAGACGCCTGCTGGAGAACAAGCTGACACAGACCCGAGACCCAGAGAAAGTTCCCCAAACCATTCACAAAGTTCTGCAGACTGCCAGGTTCCACTCAGGAGGTTTAGCTCAGGACTTTTCCCTTTGAACAGACACTGGAAACTTTCTCAGGTTTAaaggaaacagtttgattttcgttttcttgctgagagctTTGAGAAGACGGATTCCGCTGGAGCCAGAATCCACCTCCACCAACAGGCTGCCAAGGTTTATGAGCTGTGGTTGAACCAGAGCTCTGTGGCTGAGGTTCAGGAGAGATGCAGCTTCAGGCTCAGTGTAAATAAACAGGCTGAACGTTCTCTgtaaaccagaccaggatcctTCCCTGACCTGAACCCGGTGCTCAGAGACTCTGAACAGGACCAGAACCAGTTTCTTTACTTTATTCCTCTTTACCCACCAAACTTTCTACATACACTGATAATCTCGTGGTTCTTAACACACTTCAGATCTGGTATCAGTTTAGGTGgtgttttaattttcagtgttaAACAGTTCATAACTGTATGTGTAGGTGGTGTGTTTGATAGTTTTACCTCCCTGTTACTCAGTTCTTTCACTATTTTCAAATTTGTAATTTTCATTCTAAGTGTTTCCCTAATTTCCCGTCTCCACATCAGACAGGAATCATTTCCAAAGTACATGACTTCATTCTGGCACTAAATAATCAGTCGAGCACCAAAATTAGGAATGCTTGGGAAAGGGAAGAGTTCTGGGCTAACTacgccaaaacaatgtcggactccgtggtgttctctggacccctgcccgatttgaccagtgatgatgTGTTTAGCTGCATGACATCactccgtcgctggctgtctaggtggtgtccagcaaacgacgtggccttcactgacaactggaaaactttttggggaaaacctggtctgatgaggagagacggcatccatcccactttggatggtgcagctctcatatctcgaaatatgacagatttcattagaaaaccaaagtcatgagaccaggaggcagagctgcagtcctacacgcttctctgcagtttctccgGAGCTGTCACCcaaaaagtgtataaaccaaaaaatgcaaggtgttattcataaaaacctcaaaaaaattaatactatTAAagtatctgaacctaaaaacaccacaatcagatgtgggctattaaacattagatctctcgtctaaatctctgttagtgaatgatttgataatggatcagcagattgatttattctgtctgactgagacctggctgcaggaggaagagtatgtcagtctaaatgagtcgacccctgctagtcatattaatgatcacattcctcgaggcacaggccgaggaggaggagtggcagcaatctaccactcaagtttactaattaatcctagacctaagccgaaatatagcacatttgaaagccttatcctcagcctctcacatccaaactggaagacagaaaaaccagtactatttgctgtggtgtatcgtccacctgcttagtacggataaagcaattatagtgggcgactttaatattcatgtcgatacccacaatgacagccttaagactgctttctattcagtattagactcaattggctttttacaaaatgttaacaaaccaactcactgttttaatcacagccttgatcttgtactgacctatggcatagaagctgaatatttgacagtactGCCCAATTGAATgtgcctgttgttgttgttgtacctTATAATGTATAAGTAACCTGTAGTACAGGGTTAGCTTGTTCATTGTCTGTTTGCATATATGTATCTATACTTAACAAAAAtggtaaaatgtatttttgtgattGGAGggataaaataagagaaaaccAGAGCAGCTCTAAACAATCGTTTTCTCCTTCTAATGTGGCATCATGTGATAACAGAGTTTCTTCTTATGAAGATGAAGCTGTAACATGAAATCAGTTTTAATGAGGTTAGAAAGTTATGTGGTAACTCTCAAATTccaacatgaaaatgatttaatgtGAGAAAAATCTGGTTTTGAGAGGATGAAGTGAGCAGAGTGCCGTAGCTTCTGTTCTGGTGGCAGCAGAGTGTCGTCGTGGTTTTTGTACGAGGTTTTTTCACTGTGCTGGGGTGGATACCACGCTGTGTGAAAGTCCACACAGAGCTGAACAAAAACCTCCCGTCTCCTCTAAAGCCTCTGTCTGAGTCTGGAAAGATCCAGAACCATCAGAAAGCAAAGGAACCCAGTGTGTGGAACAGGTGAGTCCTCAGCTGCTTCTCTTCTCCATCAAAACATCCATTTCTTGACTTTCCTGAGCTtcatgtctctgctctgctgctgcatgtgctgctgaaatcttcctctttctcacatgTAACGGATGAAAACTCCCCtcagactctgtgtgtctgtccctctgtgtctcacagctcggtgtctgtctgtggaagtggattttgaacattttcagctgctctgaggACGATTGACAGCTCTGAGGTTTTTGTATGAGGCTGTAACACTGTGATCCATTAATATTCGGGGATCCCATCAAACTCACCGTGATTCCTGAAGGTAAGAAGTCaaactttcttcttcttaacGTAACGAGAATTCATTCTTTTCACAGGCTGTGTTTGGTTTAGGACTCgattctttgtgttttaaagctTAAAGTTGAGCCGTTAGACGACGAGCGGCTGTGAAGCAGAAGCTGATCAGAGATGAAGAATTAAACAGAACTTAAAGTGAAAACATCAAAtcagtaaatgttttaaaatgcgTAGTGATTTATTGAAGCTAGGAGTTAAATCTGTCCTCCAGGATGTCTTCAAGTCCCCAAACAGTCCTCAGTGAatgattttttctttccataCTTCAGTGGTTTTAAGTTCCTACTGTCGAATAAAATCTACTAGGTCTGAAATTGGGTTTTAAAAAGTCTTGGTGTGCTCTTTGTGACAGAACAAtgaaaactgtcaaaataataataataatgagaaatTCTGAAATAACATTGgttgaaatatatttatatgaaaaaGCAAAGAAGCAGGAAAAGTAACAGGTggtaaaaatgataaatgtgtttactgGTTTATTGAAGCCAGAACAGAAACTCAATCTGTTCTGAAGTctaacatttgtgtttgtgaatgaagGGACTTATGTGggtttaaagaaaatatattaagTCTTAAATTCAATCTAAGTCTTTGACATGTTACACTGTCTCTGTGCACTTCAGAATCtgctaatgataataataatattgacGGTGTATTAAACACAGGAGCTAAATCCTTCATCTAGACGGTCTAATAACTTTGAAAAGTCCTGAAAtgttaataatgttttttaaggGGTTAACAACTTAAGTGGTTTTAAATATGGAGCATCAGATAAATACATTTGGTTTCAAATTCagtttgaaaaatgtcatcatttCTTAGTGCGCTGTTCGTCTGagaaattaaaattcagactgataataatattaataataataataatgataacactAAATACTGGTAAAGTTCATTTGTACAATAACTGTGACTAAATGTGTCTGAGTGACTTTAAGAACAGTCGAACGACGAGCGGCTGTGAAGCAGACGTCTGTATTCACACAGACAAAGTCCTGAAACTGCAGCGCTGGTTCGAGCACTGACCCTGAGAGtaatgagaataatgagaataatgagCAGCCATGTTGACAGTAAGAAGTCGCTGAGATGAGATGCAGCTCTTGACGCCTCATATGTAAAAAGACATGAACCAAAACCTGATTCCAGACGTTAAAACGCGtcagagagaaaagtgaaaacCTGAAACAATCAAATGTTTGAGTTTGAAAAGTGATTCATTTAAATCTGTTTCCAAAAATCCTGAGGACGTTTTTACGTTTACAGACGTTAcaattgttttttgtgtgtgtaagaaaaaTGAGATTTTGATGAATGATAAATTCATCGGAGGAAGAATTACAGGCTGAGAGCTCACAGATGttacagaggagaaaaacatgaaacatgattCATGAACTGAGTCTGTCCTGGTCTGGACTGAACTAGTCTGAACTGGTCTGAACTGGTTTTAATTCAAAGACCTTTGAggtgtggtgtttttgtgttgatCTCCTGCTGAGAAATAAAAATTCGgactaataataaaacattgAATCATGATAAAGTAAAGAAACATGAGTTGAACTGAAACCTGTCGCCTCCGTTTTCAATgtgatcaaataaaaaatattaggtttgttgtttctctgatgAGAAGTCACACAAAACTCATCAactaatatttataataaactTTATTGGCACTGAATCTCTGACACAGCAAAGTGTTTCCACACACGCTGAAACCGCCCGTGAGACATTCACAGGCTGAAGGAAACGAACACGCTTCAAACATCACAGACTTCTTTCAATTCAAACGTCTCGGAAAAAATCACAAGTCTTTGTAAAAATAACTAATAACAACAATCAATATGATAAATATCAAAAACATATGACACTAAGCTGTGATACTAATATAACAATAAGAATCAGTGTGGAATGCTACACAGTGTGTGCGTACatacagtgtacacacacacacttcatggGGTCGTCTCTGTGGCTGACAGTAACGCAGCAGCACAGGCTGACGGCAGGGTTTTGTGTTACAGGTCATATGTGTGTTAAACCTGATGCTTCAACACTTCTGCTttgtttcaaatcaaatcaagctTTATTGTCAGTCTGCTGTACAAACAACTGACAGACAAAACCAGAGCGTTTCCTGGgatcaggagagtgaaggtaaaaaaaaaaataaaataaaaatcgtAATAATAAAGactaaataaaaactaaagaaaaaaccaaacacactggATCCCTGCAAACcctgtttcagctctgctgtTCGAACCTTTGGCTCGTTTCATGTGTAATAACATGTTGAACATGCTGATCACGCAGCTGTCACACGTGTACAGATGTGTAAAGTGTCTCCAGTGAGGGACTGGAGTAAATGTGCTGAGTGATGTTTGCTGCCGTCGTGTTTTCGGTGCTTCGTGTTCGTGTTGATCAGCTGAACCCTGCAGGGTAAACGAGGTTTTCAGGGCTCAGCTGTGACTCTGTGCTGTGACTCCACCTGTCCACTAACCAGCCGTGGATCTGGGTTTTCAGATCCGTCCCCTGTGGATCCGAGGCTGTTTATCCTGAGTCCTCTGCAGCCTGATGGGTGGGTGGGGAAGGCGCCGGGCACGCTGGGTCCAGATGTCTGTCTGGCCACTGGTTTCCGTCCACAGGCAAGCGAAATGATTCTGAATGTGCAGAATGGTTCAGAATCTCTGAACACCAGCAGCGCGGCTCTGTCCAGGAACCTGAACACCTACTTCTACGCTGGATTCAGCAATGAGACCATCTACTCCTGTGAGATGCACAAGGCTTTCACGAACAACAAGAACAGTACGAAACCCAGAGTCTCAGCATTCCTCACATGAGCAGGAAACAATCTGTCAAACTCAGACtgatcctctgtgtgtttgtgtctctgacccatgtgttttctgtttccaccAAACAGTGGACCTCTGTGCCGACCTTCGTCCAGGTGAGTCCGTCACCAAACTCTGTGATTGATCAGTGATTGATGGGTTGAACTCTGGTAGGAATcagctgctgtctctctctcctgtgcaGAGAAAGCCAAGCTGAACTTCTACCTGCTGGTGATGAATGGAGTCAGAGTGGTGTTCACCAAGGCTCTGGCCTTCAGCACCATCCTCACCATCAGAGCCCTGCTCTTCTAACAGCCAGCTCAGAGCAGCGCCCCACCAACCAGTGATGGTCCACCAGTAAGACCAGGACCTAATCAGACTCATTgatcgattgattgattgattggttgattgattgagtgAGGGCTGGACTAAGCACTGatactgtgctgtgttttttcttaaaatttgaTAACATTGACATCTACGGTGGCCTCCAAGgaccaaacaacaaaacacacacacaaaaaacattttcttcagatTCTTTGTGTAAcgagacagaaaagaaattgGATGTTGTTCCAACAGGAATGttgtaaatgaaatatattagtataacaaaactttttttaacaATGCTTTCatgttacagaaaaataaagataaaataataagaTGGAAACAAAAAGCTTCTTTAATGAGATAAGTTTTTACGTGATGATAACAagaattcaaaattcaaaagaaaggtttttgcatgaaaacagaATAATTAGGAATGTTGTGATAAGGAGAGAAAAATGCTAACGTAACGTGTTTGGAtgtaagaaagaagaaatttgtCCTTTGGAGGATGAAGTGAGCAGAGCGCCGTAGCTTCTGTTCTGGTGGCAGCAGAGTGTCGTCGTGGTTTTTGTACGAGGTTTTTTCACTGTGCTGGGCTGGTATACCACGCTGTGTGAAAGTCCACACAGAGCTGAACAAAAACCTCCCGTCTCCTCTAAAGCCTCTGTCTGAGTCTGGAAAGATCCAGAACCATCAGAAAGCAAAGGAACCCAGTGTGTGGAACAGGTGAGTCCTCAGCTGCTTCTCTTCTCCATCAAAACATCCATTTCTTGACTTTCCTGAGCTtcatgtctctgctctgctgctgcatgcGCTGCTGAaatcttcctctttctcacatgTAACGGCTGAAAACTCCCCtcagactctgtgtgtctgtccctctgtgtctcacagctcggtgtctgtctgtggaagtggattttgaacattttcagctgctctgaggACCATTGACAGCTCTGAGGTTTTTGTATGAGGCTGTAACACTGTGGTCCATTAATATTCGGGGATCCCATCAAACTCACCGTGACTCCTGAAGGTAAGAAGTCaaactttcttcttcttaacGTAACGAGAATTCATTCTTTTCACAGGCTGTTTGGGTTAGAATTAAATCTGTTCTGAAGTctaacatttgtgtttgtgaatgaagGGACTTATGTGggtttaaagaaaatatatcaAGTCTTAAATTCAATCTAAGTCTTTGACATGTTACACTGTCTCTGTGCACTTCAGAATCtgctaatgataataataatattgacGATGTATTAAACACAGGAGCTAAATCCTTCATCTAGACGGTCTAATAACTTTGAAAAGTCCTGAAAtgttaataatgttttttaatgggTGAACAACTTAAGTGGTTTTAAATATGGAGCATCAGATAAATACATTTGGTTTCAAATTCagtttgaaaaatgtcatcatttCTTAGTGCGCTGTTCGTCTGagaaattaaaattcagactgataataatattaataataatgataacactAAATACTGGTAAAGTTCATTTGTACAATAACTGTGACTAAATGTGTCTGAGTGACTTTAAGAACAGTCGGATGAAACATAGGTTGTTAAATTCAGATTCAATAGTCTCAGAAATGTCTTTGTTGTTAAATTATTTGTCTgtggagaaacaaacaaatttaataCTAATATTAATGAATATAATTTTAATGACAGGaaactttattttgtattagcagaggccaaaagtgaTACACAAAAAAAGTAGCTTCAGTTACAGTGCAGTAATAAGTTGTCCCAAATTTAACAAAGAATAAAACTGCAGCAGGTTAATCagtcaaactgacagaaaacaggagagtAAGAAAGACTGATCATTTCTCAGCAGATAATAAAACTGAATCAGCAGCGAATCAGAGAATAAAACAGTATCGTCTGCATAAAGACGAATTTTACAATCACACGCAGAAGAGATCCCACTCCAATAAATCTTTGTAAAAATACATAAGATCAGGATgcagtgtttattatttatgcagatttttatatttattttctaaacaAGTGAATCATTAAAGACCAAGGAAACAGATGGAATCGTTCTATGATTTACtctaaaactgaactgaaccgTTTAGTGATTCTAGAATAAAGTCAGAGTGGTGTTGAATCTATTGGACAATGAGCTAAAAATGCTTTTCATACAGAAACAACcaataagaaaaatgtaaaacaatcaCCATTGAAGAGTCCAAGGACATTTACAGtaactcagtcagtcagactttGCACCTCGATGTTGTG includes:
- the LOC121193520 gene encoding uncharacterized protein LOC121193520 produces the protein IFGDPIKLTVIPEDPSPVDPRLFILSPLQPDGWVGKAPGTLGPDVCLATGFRPQASEMILNVQNGSESLNTSSAALSRNLNTYFYAGFSNETIYSCEMHKAFTNNKNMDLCADLRPEKAKLNFYLLVMNGVRVVFTKALAFSTILTIRALLF